From the genome of Populus alba chromosome 10, ASM523922v2, whole genome shotgun sequence, one region includes:
- the LOC118048790 gene encoding uncharacterized protein At3g27210, whose translation MGSCASVQKKAGPAMKFSCPIDCRGNCIHIESPVKGSSKVCGDHSMNEKFNSKPQSLSPKPCQASFHDMGNQEDMFFDSHPWIESDCEDYLSLDGDFTPSRGTTPIHQGSYIETPPREESLCIITPASSIAEPSPADMKKQLIELFRENISSDLANNNQSFQDKVNGKPIAAYVSPKCTSRSPYQSAESSVRSGETTPHTDSKSGKEKPTHSAHCCLPNVVQSLSFGERKRRLSHAYGGGQ comes from the exons ATGGGCAGCTGTGCTTCAGTTCAGAAGAAAGCCGGCCCTGCtatgaaattcagttgccccaTTGATTGTCGAGGAAACTGTATCCATATTGAATCGCCAGTGAAGGGCAGCAGCAAAGTCTGCGGTGATCACTCCATGAATGAAAAATTCAATTCCAAGCCCCAGTCCCTGTCTCCAAAGCCTTGTCAAGCCAGTTTTCATGACATGG GTAACCAAGAGGATATGTTTTTTGATTCTCATCCCTGGATAGAGTCTGATTGTGAAGATTACCTCAGTCTCGATGGTG ATTTTACTCCATCACGTGGCACTACTCCTATTCACCAAGGCAGCTATATAGAAACCCCTCCACGTGAAGAATCTCTCTGTATTATCACTCCAGCCAGTTCAATAGCTGAACCTTCTCCAGCTGATATGAAGAAGCAACTAATCGAGCTCTTTCGAGAGAACATCAGTAGCGATCTGGCTAACAACAACCAAAGTTTCCAAGACAAAGTCAATGGCAAGCCTATAGCTGCTTACGTCTCTCCGAAATGTACAAGTAGAAGTCCATATCAGTCTGCAGAAAGCTCTGTCCGCAGCGGCGAAACAACTCCACACACAGATTCCAAATCTGGGAAAGAGAAACCAACTCATTCTGCACACTGCTGCCTTCCAAATGTTGTGCAGAGCCTGAGCTTCGgtgagaggaagaggaggctgAGCCATGCCTATGGTGGTGGACAGTAA